In one Vulgatibacter incomptus genomic region, the following are encoded:
- the rimO gene encoding 30S ribosomal protein S12 methylthiotransferase RimO, translating to MLGGLVQDGWELTEAPDDADVIVVNTCAFIEASKTESVDAILEASQWKEKGRAKKVVVAGCLSQRYPEELAKELPEVDHFLGTSAYAQLPNLLKDVSASKQVIPDPDYIHSSATPRINSLPSYTAYLKIAEGCDNECAFCIIPTLRGDQRSRPIDDVVREARTLAEQGARELNLVAQDLTAYGHDLPGRPKLHELVRALGEVEGVRWIRLHYAYPRNFPDELIAAIRDTPQVVKYLDMPVQHASDRLLRAMRRGRNSTFLRELLGKLRTEIPGIVLRTSLIVGLPGETEEDFALLLDFIREQRFDHLGIFRYSQEEGTLAGEMEDQLPEEVKAARWEQAMALQAEIRMEQQQAWVGKEIEVLVEGPHEETEHLLVGRHAGQAPEIDGQVIINDLPEGGVAAGDLVRVRVEEAYEYDLVGAATEVLLRAPVIERPAPRSVKLPVFVAHR from the coding sequence ATGCTCGGCGGCCTGGTCCAGGACGGCTGGGAGCTCACCGAGGCCCCCGACGACGCCGACGTGATCGTCGTGAACACTTGCGCCTTCATCGAGGCCTCGAAGACGGAGTCCGTGGACGCGATCCTCGAGGCCTCCCAGTGGAAGGAGAAGGGCCGGGCGAAGAAGGTCGTGGTCGCCGGCTGCCTCTCCCAGCGCTACCCCGAGGAGCTCGCCAAGGAGCTGCCCGAGGTCGACCACTTCCTCGGCACCTCGGCCTACGCCCAGCTCCCCAACCTGCTGAAGGACGTGAGCGCGAGCAAGCAGGTGATCCCCGATCCCGACTACATCCACAGCTCGGCGACGCCCCGGATCAACTCGCTCCCCTCGTACACCGCGTACCTGAAGATCGCCGAGGGCTGCGACAACGAGTGCGCCTTCTGCATCATCCCGACGCTCCGGGGCGATCAGCGCTCCCGGCCGATCGACGACGTGGTGCGCGAGGCCCGCACGCTCGCCGAGCAGGGCGCCCGCGAGCTCAACCTCGTCGCGCAGGATCTCACCGCCTACGGCCACGACCTCCCCGGCAGGCCCAAGCTCCACGAGCTCGTCCGCGCGCTGGGCGAGGTGGAGGGCGTGCGATGGATCCGCCTCCACTACGCCTACCCGCGCAACTTCCCCGACGAGCTGATCGCTGCCATCCGCGACACGCCGCAGGTGGTGAAGTACCTGGACATGCCGGTGCAGCACGCGAGCGACAGGCTCCTTCGCGCCATGCGCCGCGGCCGCAACTCCACGTTCCTCCGGGAGCTCCTCGGCAAGTTGCGCACGGAGATCCCCGGCATCGTGCTGCGAACCTCCCTGATCGTCGGCCTGCCCGGCGAGACCGAAGAGGACTTTGCGCTGCTCCTCGACTTCATCCGTGAGCAGCGCTTCGACCACCTCGGGATCTTCCGCTACTCGCAGGAGGAGGGCACCCTCGCCGGCGAGATGGAGGATCAGCTCCCGGAGGAGGTTAAGGCCGCGCGCTGGGAGCAGGCCATGGCCCTCCAGGCCGAGATCCGGATGGAGCAGCAGCAGGCCTGGGTCGGCAAGGAGATCGAGGTCCTGGTCGAGGGTCCCCACGAGGAGACCGAGCACCTACTGGTGGGCCGGCACGCGGGCCAGGCGCCGGAGATCGACGGACAGGTGATCATCAACGACCTCCCGGAGGGCGGCGTGGCCGCCGGCGATCTGGTGCGGGTTCGGGTGGAGGAGGCGTACGAGTACGACCTTGTCGGCGCCGCGACCGAGGTGCTCCTGCGAGCGCCCGTGATCGAGCGCCCTGCCCCGCGGAGCGTGAAGCTCCCGGTCTTCGTGGCGCACCGGTGA
- a CDS encoding YajQ family cyclic di-GMP-binding protein → MPSFDIVSKVDLQEVDNAMNQARKELQGRWDFKGVPVDISMADDKKGLVLKTDGEERLDALWDVLLGKLLKRGLTANSLERGKKEPVGGKQFKQSVQLQQGIPTEKAKELTKLIKDSKLKVQASIQGESLRVTGKDRDELQAAIRLCRESADKLHLDMQFENFRD, encoded by the coding sequence ATGCCTTCGTTCGACATCGTCTCGAAGGTCGACCTGCAGGAGGTCGACAACGCCATGAACCAGGCCCGTAAGGAGCTCCAGGGCCGCTGGGACTTCAAGGGCGTCCCGGTCGACATCTCCATGGCCGACGACAAGAAGGGCCTGGTCCTGAAGACCGACGGCGAGGAGCGCCTGGACGCCCTCTGGGACGTGCTCCTGGGCAAGCTCCTGAAGCGGGGCCTCACCGCCAACTCCCTCGAGAGGGGAAAGAAGGAGCCGGTGGGAGGAAAGCAGTTCAAGCAGTCCGTTCAGCTCCAGCAGGGCATCCCGACCGAGAAGGCCAAGGAGCTCACCAAGCTGATCAAGGACTCGAAGCTCAAGGTCCAGGCCTCGATCCAGGGCGAATCCCTACGGGTCACCGGCAAGGATCGGGACGAGCTTCAGGCCGCGATCCGGCTCTGCCGCGAGAGCGCGGACAAGCTCCACCTCGACATGCAGTTCGAAAACTTCCGCGACTGA
- a CDS encoding ribonuclease J: MLRIIPLGGLGEVGLNAMVFESEDQAFLVDCGIMFPQAEALGVDVVLPDFTYLRELGDKLKGVVLTHGHEDHIGALPFLLKDRPLPVYGSPFTLGLLAPKLEEFGIRAPLTELAAGSSVDLGEAFRVEGVRVTHSIPDALGLAIHTPEGLVVHTGDFKIDHSPIDELPTDLQRFARLGGDGILALLSDSTNSERPGTSLSERQVGRALEEIFAKAKSRVVIATFASNIHRIQQVLDVSRLFGRKVVLVGRSMQQNTRIASELGLLDIPLGLVVDVEEGRRLRHHEVTVLSTGAQGEPRSALMRMALGDPNAPMPVDEGDLVVLSSRFIPGNEVAIGHMVNRLAMRGAEVVYEGAEDLHASGHAYREEQRLMLRITNPRHFVPIHGEYRHLVRHVKTAHEVGIPDSSCHLITDGEVLQFEGGRAFVNGTVASGRVYVDRRGGPDVPELTLRERALIAETGLVTAVVVIDRSTGALVRGPELTARGIAVPDEAALLADVRREVHAAVESLSPVLRGDTTLVQEEVRRAVRRAYKRSTERKPVVLPLVIEL, from the coding sequence GTGCTCCGGATCATCCCACTCGGAGGCCTCGGCGAGGTCGGCCTCAACGCCATGGTCTTCGAGTCGGAGGACCAGGCGTTCCTCGTGGACTGCGGGATCATGTTCCCCCAGGCGGAGGCCCTGGGCGTGGACGTGGTCCTGCCGGACTTCACGTACCTGCGGGAGCTGGGCGACAAGCTGAAGGGCGTGGTCCTCACCCACGGCCACGAGGACCACATCGGCGCGCTGCCCTTCCTGCTCAAGGATCGGCCGCTCCCCGTCTACGGCTCGCCTTTCACCCTGGGCCTCCTCGCCCCCAAGCTCGAGGAGTTCGGGATCCGGGCGCCCCTCACGGAGCTGGCGGCAGGCAGCTCCGTGGACCTCGGCGAGGCCTTCCGGGTGGAAGGCGTCCGGGTCACCCACTCGATCCCCGACGCCCTCGGCCTCGCGATCCACACGCCGGAAGGCCTGGTGGTCCACACGGGCGACTTCAAGATCGACCACTCGCCCATCGACGAGCTCCCCACGGACCTGCAGCGCTTCGCGCGCCTCGGCGGCGACGGGATCCTCGCGCTCCTCTCCGACTCCACCAACTCCGAGCGCCCCGGCACCAGTCTCTCGGAGCGCCAGGTGGGCCGCGCCCTGGAGGAGATCTTCGCGAAGGCCAAATCCCGCGTGGTGATCGCCACCTTCGCGTCGAACATCCACCGGATCCAGCAGGTCCTCGACGTCTCCCGCTTGTTCGGCCGCAAGGTGGTGCTGGTCGGCCGCTCCATGCAGCAGAACACGCGGATCGCCAGCGAGCTCGGCCTCCTGGACATCCCGCTCGGCCTCGTGGTCGACGTGGAAGAAGGCCGCAGGCTCCGCCACCACGAGGTCACGGTGCTCTCCACCGGCGCCCAGGGCGAGCCGCGCTCGGCGCTGATGCGGATGGCCCTGGGCGATCCCAACGCGCCCATGCCCGTCGACGAGGGTGACCTGGTGGTCCTCTCCTCGCGCTTCATCCCGGGAAACGAGGTCGCGATCGGCCACATGGTGAACCGCCTCGCCATGAGGGGCGCGGAGGTGGTCTACGAGGGCGCAGAGGACCTCCACGCCTCGGGCCACGCCTACCGCGAGGAGCAGCGGCTGATGCTCCGGATCACCAACCCGCGCCACTTCGTCCCGATCCACGGTGAGTATCGGCACCTGGTTCGCCACGTGAAGACCGCCCACGAGGTCGGGATCCCCGACAGCTCCTGCCACCTGATCACCGACGGCGAGGTCCTCCAGTTCGAGGGGGGCAGGGCCTTCGTGAACGGCACGGTGGCGTCGGGGCGGGTCTACGTCGACAGGCGGGGCGGGCCCGACGTCCCCGAGCTCACCCTCCGCGAGCGGGCGCTCATCGCCGAGACGGGCCTCGTCACGGCCGTGGTCGTAATCGACCGCTCGACCGGCGCCCTGGTCCGGGGTCCGGAGCTCACCGCCCGCGGGATCGCGGTGCCGGACGAGGCGGCCCTCCTCGCGGACGTGCGCCGGGAGGTCCACGCCGCGGTCGAGAGCCTGAGCCCCGTGCTCCGCGGCGACACGACCCTGGTGCAGGAGGAGGTGCGCCGCGCCGTCCGCCGTGCCTATAAGCGGAGCACCGAGCGCAAGCCCGTCGTGCTGCCGCTAGTGATCGAGCTATAG
- a CDS encoding DUF4239 domain-containing protein encodes MHATAVATIVLGCILGSVVAGSILRALVPQHHLSEESRSALKLGTGMVATLSALVLGLLVSSAKSNFDALNAGLRETGARIITLDRLLAHYGAEAGEARRLLKDVVEATIERVWPEEASGTQPRQMGASIGALSKLMDQIDRLPVEGVQERAFQSQTLAMSTQLTLSFWQLAERTQTALPFRVLVILVFWLCILFAEVGLFAPRNLTVAVVVALSALSTSAAIYLILEMNLPLTGAVKVSSGPLRAAAAQLGK; translated from the coding sequence TTGCACGCGACTGCCGTGGCCACGATCGTGCTCGGGTGCATCCTCGGCAGCGTCGTGGCGGGGTCGATCCTTCGCGCGCTGGTCCCGCAGCACCACCTCAGCGAAGAGTCCCGGAGCGCCCTGAAGCTGGGCACGGGGATGGTCGCGACGCTGAGCGCCCTCGTCCTCGGCCTCCTCGTCAGCTCGGCGAAGAGCAACTTCGACGCGCTGAACGCAGGTCTCCGTGAGACGGGCGCGAGGATCATCACCCTCGACCGGCTCCTCGCCCACTACGGGGCCGAGGCGGGCGAGGCTCGGCGCCTCTTGAAGGACGTCGTGGAGGCGACGATCGAGCGGGTTTGGCCGGAGGAGGCGAGCGGCACTCAGCCGAGGCAGATGGGCGCCTCGATCGGTGCCCTCTCCAAGTTGATGGACCAGATCGATCGGCTGCCGGTCGAAGGCGTACAGGAGCGCGCCTTCCAGTCCCAGACCCTCGCGATGAGCACGCAGCTCACCCTATCGTTTTGGCAGCTCGCGGAGAGGACCCAGACGGCCCTGCCGTTCCGCGTGCTCGTGATCCTCGTCTTCTGGCTCTGCATCCTCTTTGCCGAGGTGGGGCTCTTCGCCCCGCGGAACCTGACCGTGGCGGTGGTCGTCGCCCTGAGCGCGCTGTCCACGTCCGCGGCGATCTACCTGATCCTCGAGATGAACCTGCCGTTGACCGGGGCAGTCAAGGTCTCGAGCGGGCCGTTGCGGGCGGCTGCGGCGCAGCTCGGCAAATGA
- a CDS encoding bile acid:sodium symporter family protein produces the protein MDVLKLVTTISLVCLMLMEGLGVDVRGLLDLRRRPMLFVRAFIAVDVLVPVAAWIVIVLIRPLRPVVGAVALLAACPIAPLAFRRITQAGGQRETAGAIHIVLSVLAVVTTPVTIVLLGRALGFRAEVEPMPVARQVALGLVVPFAAGIGARALWPELAGKVRRPGARVALLFLMAVFVLVLVFNARALVELGVREYLAMAAFVAAALALGHAVGGGDSRERTVFAMESASRNLGLAFFIASVQVGENVALPILVPYGVVFLIVTAVYLRIVRRLLEKPG, from the coding sequence ATGGACGTCCTGAAGCTTGTGACGACGATCTCCCTCGTCTGCCTGATGCTCATGGAGGGGCTCGGCGTCGACGTTCGAGGGCTCCTCGACCTGCGGCGACGGCCGATGCTCTTCGTGCGCGCGTTCATCGCGGTGGACGTGCTCGTGCCCGTGGCGGCGTGGATCGTGATCGTCCTCATCCGGCCCCTCCGCCCCGTGGTCGGCGCCGTCGCGCTCCTCGCCGCCTGCCCGATCGCGCCCCTCGCCTTCCGGCGGATCACGCAGGCAGGCGGGCAACGCGAGACGGCCGGCGCGATCCACATCGTGCTCTCCGTCCTCGCGGTCGTGACCACGCCCGTCACGATCGTGCTGCTCGGCAGAGCCCTCGGCTTCCGCGCGGAGGTCGAGCCGATGCCGGTCGCCCGACAAGTGGCGCTCGGCCTGGTGGTCCCGTTCGCGGCTGGGATCGGCGCACGCGCGCTCTGGCCCGAGCTGGCCGGAAAGGTGCGGCGTCCCGGCGCGCGCGTGGCGCTCCTCTTCCTCATGGCAGTCTTCGTGCTGGTGCTCGTCTTCAACGCCCGAGCGCTGGTCGAGCTGGGCGTCCGCGAGTACCTGGCGATGGCCGCGTTCGTCGCGGCGGCCCTGGCGCTCGGCCACGCCGTGGGAGGAGGCGACAGCAGGGAGCGCACCGTCTTCGCGATGGAGAGCGCGTCCCGCAACCTGGGCCTGGCGTTCTTCATCGCCTCGGTCCAGGTCGGAGAGAACGTGGCGCTCCCGATCCTCGTGCCCTACGGGGTCGTGTTCCTGATCGTCACGGCGGTGTACCTGCGGATCGTCCGCAGACTGCTCGAGAAGCCCGGCTGA
- a CDS encoding Ig-like domain-containing alpha-2-macroglobulin family protein: MNRHTLFLALLAAVIAVGCPGSRPPGVMKAAETTVKTPARGSSSALGFRLSNADDGIQAIEERKVAAAMPLGKEDAARLLARLPKLAEQPGDAASFSLRARSIPAPRPGVTIDEAFPPIEAPPAVVATPTGPLSVDRYAPEGEVPIAPNVSVTFSEPMVPITSIGELSKESVPARISPEPEGEWRWLGTRTLVFQPTKRMPMATSFSVTVPEGTRAISGQALADEVKWSFTTPPPALESWLPKGSSVSLEPVLFAAFDQAIDPAAMFDNVEIIAGDAKIPARLATQDEIDADEGVRRAIERADEGRWFAFRPERRLPNGTRVRVRIAEGTRGAEGPLPTTKEQSFDFETFGPLNLRQTKCGWDDRCTPYTPFVLRFSNELDGARFDPELVTVSPEIPGMKVSVDDHEITIRGRTKGRTDYAVAIHAALTDVFGQTLDTTVPASFSVGPAVPRLFGPEGEMVVLDPAAPRQYVAYSINEEALRTRVYAVTPEDWRAFASWRSPWSWQREGAPPGRLVVDEVVRPQAAPDDLAATPIDLSAALDHGLGHAVVWVNPARTRKGYEYIEDVVVWVQATELGIQAFLEPDRATAWVTNLADGAPLDGVEVSLLGAGPAVPTKNGLATLPLVHGGYPLVAKRGRDTAFLTEGRSDTETFVQHRYSRAPRWLVFDDRGMYKPSEKVHVKGWLRVAELSRGGDLVAAPPDELGESVKYLVRDPRGAELTGGLVTIDEHGAFDLAFDLPANVNLGEGEVELELIGSSLPNTWKHRFSIQEFRKPEFEVKTRVGEGPYFGAGHAIASVVASYYAGGGLPNAPVDWTITQNTTSFTPPHQRDYHFGPESKRFWWWRGPGGEGGRKEWWSARTDAAGVHSLRLDFDAREPAYPISLSLASSVEDVNRQRWSGRASMLVHQSDRYVGLRLAKNFVRAGEPLAVELVVADLDGALIGGRPIEVRSARLESTRRGMEHVEQEVDVQRCEVKSSSDAMPLRCSLETKGGGLYRVTAVVTDEQGRRNQSTIETWVMGGDGPKRSGVDADRLTVIPDKNEYLPGETATLLVISPLAPAEGVLTVRRQGVVHLERFTMREPSQTLQVALDDAMVPNVSISVDLVGAALREGADGEADTSSPRRPAYASGSAEVKVLPSTRTLKVKATPKALSLSPGGSTTIDLEVYEPSGRPAKNAEVAVIVVDEAVLALSGYETPDPLAVFYADRSADVRALGNRENVILGEPAVEPGRRGGGEGGRGLGLGGLGARGASAKRS, from the coding sequence ATGAACCGCCATACGCTCTTCCTTGCATTGCTCGCAGCCGTCATTGCAGTCGGCTGCCCCGGGAGCAGGCCCCCAGGGGTGATGAAGGCGGCAGAGACGACGGTGAAGACGCCCGCTCGCGGCTCGAGCTCGGCGCTCGGCTTTCGCTTGAGCAACGCCGACGACGGGATCCAGGCGATCGAGGAGCGGAAGGTCGCAGCGGCGATGCCGCTCGGGAAGGAAGACGCGGCGCGCTTGCTGGCCCGCCTTCCGAAGCTGGCGGAGCAGCCGGGCGACGCGGCGAGCTTCTCCCTGCGGGCGCGCTCGATCCCGGCGCCGCGCCCTGGTGTCACGATCGACGAGGCGTTTCCGCCGATCGAAGCCCCGCCCGCCGTGGTCGCGACGCCGACCGGGCCGCTCTCGGTCGATCGTTATGCGCCGGAGGGTGAGGTGCCGATCGCGCCGAACGTCTCCGTGACCTTCTCGGAGCCGATGGTGCCGATCACGTCGATCGGAGAGCTCTCGAAGGAGAGTGTACCGGCGCGGATCTCGCCGGAGCCGGAAGGAGAATGGAGGTGGCTGGGCACGCGCACGTTGGTGTTCCAGCCCACGAAGCGCATGCCGATGGCGACGTCGTTCTCGGTGACGGTGCCGGAAGGCACGAGGGCGATTAGCGGGCAAGCCCTCGCCGATGAAGTGAAATGGAGCTTCACAACGCCGCCGCCAGCGCTCGAGAGCTGGCTACCCAAGGGCTCCTCGGTGTCGCTCGAGCCGGTGCTCTTCGCGGCCTTCGATCAGGCGATCGATCCGGCGGCGATGTTCGACAACGTGGAGATTATCGCGGGCGATGCGAAGATCCCCGCTCGGCTCGCCACCCAGGACGAGATCGACGCGGACGAAGGCGTCCGTCGCGCAATCGAGCGGGCGGACGAGGGGCGCTGGTTCGCGTTCCGTCCCGAGCGCCGCCTGCCGAACGGCACTCGAGTCAGGGTGCGGATCGCAGAGGGCACGAGAGGCGCCGAGGGGCCGCTGCCCACCACGAAGGAGCAGTCGTTCGACTTCGAGACCTTCGGCCCGTTGAACCTGCGCCAGACGAAGTGCGGCTGGGACGATCGCTGCACGCCCTACACACCGTTCGTGCTGAGATTTTCGAACGAGCTCGACGGGGCGAGATTCGACCCGGAGCTCGTGACCGTCTCGCCCGAGATTCCGGGGATGAAGGTCTCCGTAGACGATCACGAGATCACGATCCGCGGGCGCACCAAGGGGCGCACCGACTATGCCGTGGCGATCCACGCCGCGCTCACCGACGTATTTGGCCAGACGCTGGACACGACCGTTCCCGCGTCGTTCAGCGTGGGCCCGGCGGTGCCGCGCCTCTTTGGCCCCGAGGGCGAGATGGTCGTGCTCGATCCCGCGGCGCCGAGGCAGTACGTGGCCTACTCGATAAACGAGGAGGCGCTGCGGACGCGTGTCTACGCGGTGACGCCCGAGGACTGGCGGGCGTTCGCGTCCTGGCGCAGCCCTTGGTCGTGGCAGCGCGAGGGCGCGCCACCAGGGCGCCTCGTGGTCGACGAGGTGGTTCGCCCACAAGCGGCCCCCGACGATCTCGCCGCGACGCCGATCGATCTCTCCGCGGCGCTCGATCACGGCCTGGGCCACGCGGTGGTGTGGGTGAATCCGGCGCGCACGCGAAAGGGCTACGAGTACATCGAGGACGTGGTGGTCTGGGTGCAGGCGACGGAGCTCGGGATTCAGGCCTTCCTGGAACCGGATCGCGCCACGGCGTGGGTGACGAACCTCGCCGACGGGGCGCCGCTCGACGGCGTGGAAGTCTCGCTCCTCGGCGCAGGCCCGGCGGTGCCGACGAAGAACGGCCTGGCGACGCTCCCGCTCGTGCACGGCGGCTATCCCCTTGTGGCGAAGCGGGGCCGCGACACGGCGTTCCTGACAGAGGGCCGGAGCGACACTGAGACCTTTGTGCAGCACAGGTACTCGCGCGCTCCGCGCTGGCTCGTCTTCGATGATCGCGGGATGTACAAGCCCAGCGAGAAGGTCCACGTCAAGGGCTGGCTCCGCGTCGCAGAGCTCTCGCGCGGCGGCGACCTGGTGGCGGCACCGCCGGACGAGCTGGGGGAGAGCGTCAAGTACCTCGTGCGCGATCCGCGCGGCGCCGAGCTGACAGGCGGGCTCGTGACGATCGATGAGCACGGAGCGTTCGACCTCGCCTTCGATCTCCCGGCGAACGTGAACCTCGGCGAGGGCGAGGTCGAGCTGGAGCTGATCGGCTCCTCGCTGCCGAACACATGGAAGCATCGCTTCTCGATCCAGGAGTTCCGCAAGCCCGAGTTCGAGGTGAAGACGCGCGTGGGCGAGGGCCCGTACTTCGGCGCCGGCCACGCGATCGCCTCGGTCGTCGCGTCATACTACGCGGGGGGCGGCCTCCCCAACGCTCCTGTGGACTGGACGATCACGCAGAACACCACCTCGTTCACGCCTCCGCACCAGCGTGATTATCACTTCGGCCCGGAGTCCAAGAGGTTCTGGTGGTGGCGCGGGCCCGGCGGCGAGGGAGGCAGGAAAGAATGGTGGTCTGCGCGCACCGATGCGGCGGGAGTTCATAGTCTGCGCTTGGACTTCGACGCCCGCGAGCCGGCATACCCGATTAGCCTCTCGCTTGCCTCGAGTGTCGAGGATGTAAACCGACAGCGCTGGTCCGGCCGCGCCTCGATGCTGGTTCATCAGTCGGATCGCTACGTGGGCTTGCGCCTCGCGAAGAACTTTGTACGCGCTGGCGAGCCGCTCGCGGTCGAGCTCGTCGTCGCGGATCTAGACGGCGCGCTCATTGGCGGCAGGCCGATCGAGGTGCGGAGCGCCCGGCTCGAGAGCACGCGGCGCGGAATGGAGCACGTGGAGCAGGAGGTGGACGTGCAGCGCTGCGAGGTGAAGAGCTCCTCCGACGCGATGCCGCTCCGCTGCTCGTTGGAGACGAAGGGGGGCGGGCTGTACCGGGTGACGGCGGTGGTCACCGATGAGCAGGGGCGGCGGAATCAGTCGACGATCGAGACCTGGGTGATGGGCGGGGACGGGCCGAAGCGGAGTGGCGTCGACGCCGATCGCCTCACCGTCATCCCCGACAAGAACGAGTACCTGCCTGGGGAGACGGCGACTTTGCTGGTGATCTCGCCGCTGGCGCCGGCGGAAGGCGTGCTCACGGTTCGTCGCCAGGGCGTCGTGCATCTGGAGCGCTTCACGATGCGCGAGCCGTCGCAGACGCTGCAGGTCGCGCTCGACGACGCGATGGTGCCGAACGTGAGTATCTCGGTCGATCTCGTGGGCGCCGCGTTGCGCGAGGGGGCCGACGGCGAGGCCGATACTTCGTCGCCGCGCCGCCCCGCGTATGCGAGCGGCTCGGCCGAGGTGAAGGTCCTCCCGTCCACGCGGACACTCAAGGTGAAGGCGACGCCGAAGGCGCTGAGCCTTTCGCCGGGGGGTAGCACGACCATCGATCTCGAGGTGTATGAGCCGAGCGGGCGCCCTGCGAAGAACGCCGAGGTCGCGGTGATCGTCGTCGACGAGGCGGTGTTGGCCCTCTCGGGGTACGAGACGCCGGACCCGCTCGCGGTCTTCTACGCCGATCGATCCGCCGACGTCCGCGCGCTCGGCAACCGTGAGAACGTGATCCTCGGGGAGCCCGCGGTCGAGCCCGGGAGGAGGGGGGGCGGGGAGGGAGGGAGAGGTCTTGGCCTGGGCGGGCTCGGGGCTCGGGGGGCGAGCGCAAAAAGATCCTGA